A genome region from Mercenaria mercenaria strain notata chromosome 11, MADL_Memer_1, whole genome shotgun sequence includes the following:
- the LOC128546949 gene encoding trichohyalin-like, which yields MGYVNPQERYQREPERDNLNTRNSTASDRDEILNRSNPTHDRSSLDLSLETEVLEERLRDLRGESETRYHSQMSQSASVTQQKYPIERNAGRRMTENRHSYMPQYEATEIHHTYKQMPEGKHKVDTNTLDNRSESKRHSIGQGLVTTHERQQDIDDLEFLDRKMDEIALLPIETKVRGELGSNVKNEETIQESYKENVIAKSVNREITEIERRKAELRDLIEIEDQKYKQILQEEKKRMIELDRQRMMLDELVKRENVMREREMKLQKEERNIDMRYERLRIAEEKKKREDENSKEIARIESEFRRRNEELTKREAHLRKEEELWSRYEKTSSHERPEKEVKKEKVIKPNIDKENKEKTHAETNKEDKDERKIVRETIIQIKPEISHFSGYEPKPKDEVTLEEWKTEIKCLCVTKLYHENIIAQSVRQSLKGQARKVLINIPPTATPEEIIGKMEDIFGDMSSKQTIFTQFYTAEQQPNESIVEWGLRLEEMLHLIEAKRSLTIDERNEMLRDKFWRSLQSKELKNATRHAFESGEKFEVLRRKARAEEHEMKLDRTNTNTTTSKKEEQLKAEDKHTEMLQSMMKKMEELDSKIEEYRKESQRRDSRSDYRYNRGDRREYQPRDYNRYDDSRYNRSRHFDSRNHRPTGYNKDIDKKKEDKDDTKDKRNNKAENNKQKNLN from the coding sequence ATGGGCTATGTGAATCCACAGGAAAGGTACCAGAGAGAACCTGAAAGAGATAATTTAAATACAAGAAACAGTACAGCAAGTGATAGAGATGAAATATTAAATAGGTCAAATCCAACACATGACAGATCAAGCTTAGACTTAAGTTTAGAAACAGAAGTCCTAGAGGAAAGACTAAGAGACTTACGAGGAGAGTCAGAGACAAGATATCATAGCCAAATGAGTCAGAGTGCATCAGTGACACAACAGAAATATCCTATTGAAAGGAATGCAGGAAGGAGAATGACTGAAAATAGACACAGTTATATGCCACAGTATGAAGCTACAGAAATCCACCATACGTATAAGCAAATGCCTGAAGGGAAACATAAAGTAGACACTAACACGTTAGATAATAGATCAGAAAGTAAGAGACATTCGATTGGACAGGGACTAGTAACTACACATGAAAGGCAACAGGACATAGATGATCTTGAATTCTTAGATAGAAAAATGGATGAGATAGCATTACTACCAATTGAAACAAAGGTTAGAGGAGAACTTGGAAGTAATGTTAAAAATGAAGAGACAATACAAGAAAGTTATAAAGAGAATGTGATTGCAAAGTCAGTGAATAGAGAAATTACAGAGATAGAAAGGCGAAAGGCTGAATTGAGAGATCTTATTGAAATAGAAGATCAAAAGTACAAACAGATTCTTCAAGAAGAAAAGAAGCGCATGATTGAATTAGACAGACAAAGAATGATGTTAGACGAATTAGTAAAGAGAGAAAATGTTATGAGGGAAAGAGAAATGAAGCTTCAAAAAGAGGAAAGAAACATTGATATGAGATATGAAAGGCTTAGGATAGCTGAAGAGAAAAAGAAAAGAGAGGATGAAAATAGTAAAGAGATAGCTAGAATAGAAAGTGAATTTAGAAGAAGAAATGAGGAATTAACAAAACGAGAGGCACATTTACGAAAGGAGGAGGAGTTATGGTCCAGATATGAGAAAACTAGTAGTCATGAGAGACCTGAAAAGGAAGTCAAGAAAGAAAAGGTCATAAAGCCAAACATCGACAAGGAAAACAAAGAGAAGACACATGCTGAAACAAACAAAGAAGACAAAGATGAAAGGAAGATTGTCAGAGAAACTATTATACAGATTAAACCAGAAATAAGTCACTTTTCAGGATACGAGCCTAAACCAAAAGACGAAGTTACCTTAGAAGAATggaaaacagaaattaaatgtCTATGTGTAACAAAGTtatatcatgaaaatatcatcGCACAATCTGTAAGACAATCGCTAAAGGGACAAGCCAGGAAAGTTCTCATAAATATACCTCCAACAGCAACTCCTGAAGAAATAATCGGCAAGATGGAAGATATTTTTGGCGATATGTCTAGTAAACAGACAATCTTTACCCAGTTTTATACAGCAGAGCAACAACCTAACGAGAGTATCGTTGAATGGGGACTAAGACTGGAAGAAATGCTACATCTAATAGAAGCTAAAAGAAGTCTGACTATAGATGAGAGAAATGAAATGCTAAGAGACAAGTTTTGGAGGTCCTTACAGAGCAAAGAGTTGAAAAATGCAACTAGACATGCATTTGAGAGTGGTGAAAAGTTTGAAGTTCTGAGAAGAAAAGCAAGAGCCGAGGAACATGAGATGAAGTTAGACAGAACAAACACAAACACAACTACGTCAAAGAAGGAAGAACAACTGAAAGCAGAAGATAAACACACAGAGATGTTACAAAGTATGATGAAAAAGATGGAGGAACTTGATTCAAAAATCGAGGAATACAGAAAAGAAAGTCAAAGGAGAGATTCACGTTCTGATTACAGATACAATAGAGGAGATAGACGAGAATATCAACCAAGAGATTACAATAGATATGACGATTCCAGGTACAACCGCAGTAGACATTTTGATAGTAGAAACCATAGACCAACTGGGTACAACAAAGACATCGACAAAAAGAAAGAGGATAAGGATGACACAAAGGACAAACGAAACAACAAAGCCGAAAACAATAAACAGAAGAATTTAAACTAA